A part of Amblyraja radiata isolate CabotCenter1 chromosome 23, sAmbRad1.1.pri, whole genome shotgun sequence genomic DNA contains:
- the LOC116986116 gene encoding DENN domain-containing protein 3-like, which yields MDGTVVVWDPVTMESCSQLQLQQCCYLSAISLHQRNLWCCADQSLVMLSWDGQQLQKVTHDLTPDGGSVPWSHFLILPQREEVWVLSTPRCSLYVWSMCCLSAPAGVMSLPSSGHCMVHVKEQVWVGGAAPDGGGRIQVVSAADRSLVKELEASGGPVTTLCCAHDRYMLSASATGQASIWSVD from the exons atggacggcacggtggtggtGTGGGACCCGGTCACCATGGAGTCCTGCAGCCAGCTGCAGCTGCAACAATGCTGCTATCTGTCCGCCATCAGTCTGCACCAGCGCAACCTCTGGTGTT gTGCTGACCAGAGCCTGGTGATGTTGTCCTGGGATGGGCAGCAGCTTCAGAAAGTGACCCACGACCTGACCCCGGATGGAGGCTCCGTCCCCTGGAGCCACTTCCTCATCCTACCTCAG AGGGAGGAGGTGTGGGTGCTGAGCACCCCGAGGTGCAGCCTGTACGTGTGGAGCATGTGCTGCCTGTCCGCACCCGCGGGGGTGATGTCGCTGCCCAGCAGCGGACACTGCATGGTCCACGTCAAGGAGCAG GTGTGGGTGGGCGgtgcggcgccagacggtggtggCCGGATCCAGGTGGTCAGCGCGGCCGATCGCTCGCTGGTGAAGGAGCTGGAGGCATCGGGTGGCCCCGTCACCACACTCTGCTGTGCCCACGACCGCTACATGCTCAGTGCCTCCGCCACTGGGCAGGCCAGCATCTGGAGCGTGGACTGA